The DNA window GCAATTCCGCATGTCGAATCCGAGCGGACACGATTTTGTTGCGCATGAGCCGGGTAATCCCGACAAGTCGGGCCGGGTCGAGCGACACCAGACGAGATTTCAAATGATCGAGATTTCGCTCGATCGCTACCGTTTCGTGCATCTTCTATCTTCCGATCTGTTGCAAATAGGAATTTACACCTATCATTCTATGCGTCGGAAGTCAAGAAAAACGCTGTAACGGCTCACTTCAGCGGCGGCCTAACACCGCCCTGATTGATAACACACGCGACTCAATCCAACTAAAGACGGACGGGTCGAAACCGGCCATCTGGGGCAACCGATGTTCCTCCGCAAGCGCAGCATTGCCGTCTTGCAATGTGGTGACGTGAGCTTGTGGCCAGACCCCGACAAGCTCCTCCACACTACCCCTTAAAACGCGCTGGCTGCGCACACCTTTGAACGGAAGGACCAATCTCACTGTGTCGTTGTCGGCTCCAAGTTCTACGGACAATCGAACCTTGCCGCCCATCCCGGTCAGGAACGCGTAGGAATAACCCGGAACCCATTCCAGGTGATGTGCGAACTCCGAACGGAGTATGGCTCTCTGCAAGCCGTCGAAGAATATGCCGGCATTGCCCTGTTGGAGAGGCCCTCCAATAACGGCTTCTACATCGCGCCGTTTGAGGAAGCAGGCCCCGGCTTGTTTGCGGTCAAAATGGATAGGTACTCCCATGTCGCGCAATTTTCGGGCGGCTTTCGCCGTGGCGCAGCCAAGTTGGACCGCGACGGCTTTGGCGGTGACGTGGTGACTTGCGAACGCCTCGACGGAAGCCTGGGCTACAGATGAAATCCGTTTGTTGGTCACAATGTGTTCGAGTGCGCCAATCCGGGCAAGCTTTGCTATCACATGCGGCGGCACCGACATGAGAGACGCAGCCTTTGCCAGAGTAAGGTATCCTGGCGGTGCAAGTTTGCGCCTGACAATAAATCGAGCCGTTCGGCCGCTCTTCCACGCTGGCGGTGGCGGCACAAGGCGCAACTTGGAGAGACCGCAGCCTCCTTCCGACAACCCACTCACACCGACTTTGCCGTCAAGCACCAGTTTCACCGCCTTGGGGTACGAACAAAGCGCCTTTGCCCGAAACTGATCCAGGGTGAGCCCTTCGCAAATATTTGGAATGCCTGTGTGCCTCGAAAGGGCGCGTGATACGAGCTGTTCGAGTACCTTCCGTTCGTACAAAGATCTTGATCTGGATGACATGCCGAACACAGCGTTGACCAAGCCCGATTTGCAGAGAAGAGCGAGTTGCTTCGGGGTCACTCCTAAAATGCTCGCCGCCTCCTTCGGCGAACATAGAAGTTTTGCCTTTCGAGTAATGGCATCGACCGAGACATCATGCGATTGCGCGACACCCGAGCGAGGCTCCTTGTCGGGATTCCACGAGGCGATCTTAAGCAATTCCGCACGGGACAAACCGAGCCGCGCCGCTGCCGCTGCGGTGTTGCGCTCAACTTGAGAAGGAGGAAATTTGCGGCGCAAGCGCCTGCACGCCCCGTACTCGACGACAAGGCGGTCGATGCAGTTTCGCAGCGGTGCAATGCCTTGCTCGTGAATTTTGTTCGTCTTTGCCGAATGCAGCCAACCGAGAACCTTCGGAGTATCTGTACAAGTGAGCTTGCCTGAAACCAGGTAGGGAGTTGAACAAAGGTACTGTTCGCAGAGATCCTCGATCGATAGGCCGTTGGCAAGGAACTCAAAGCCGCGTTCAACTGCGGTCTGCTTTGCTTCGAGCCAGCCGCGCTTCGGTAGCGCCTTGCGCCAGCCGTACAGCAAAACATTTCCGATTACGATGCAGAGGTAAATTGCATCATCGAGTTCAAGTCTATCAAGTTGCAGAACATGGAAGGGCTCACCCACGCCGAGCCGGCCACCAAGATAGCGGCTGAAAGCTCCAGCCGAGCTTACAATAGGCTTCTCATTGATCTCTGGGGACGGTTCATAACGTCCCCATGCCCAGATCATACCGTTCTTGTCAGAGCGCAGTTCAAGATCGTGAAGAGGGCAGTAACGTGAAACCACAAGGTCGAACCAAAATCGATGATGGGAAGACTCCTTGATGCACCGCGGACAATACCTGCGATGTGTGATCGACCAATCGCGCCGAAATCTAAGCCGCTCGCCGCGAACAAAGACGACTGTTTCAGCCAAATGCGGGGTTGAATTGCGGAGGATGTCGAGCCCGAGGATGGGAAGCTCCTCACAGAAGCTCAGCATTTCCTGAGGTTTTATGTTCCGCCCATTGAGTCCTAGAGCCATAGCAAAGGGCCGGATTGATATCTGGCCGTTGAGCGCTGCCAATCTCAAAAAGAAGCCGTGTGCCGGTTCATCAACGAGGGGCTCAATGCCCCAGCGGCTGACAGCCGGCACCCGTATTCCTGAACCGACACGGTCAAGCATGGGCAACGCTCCGCTTGGAAAGCGCGTGCTGCGCAGATGACAGAGGCAATTCACTTTGCTCTGTCGGTCTCTGGCTCCAATCATCGACGAACGGATTGAAGATCGTCTTCGGTGGCTTGATCGCGCTGTAAGCCATCGCAAGATGTTCGAACGTCACGTGCTCGCAGCCGTCGTTGATCGCCAAACATCCGGCTTGGAACAAAAAGTTCTTCAGCTTGCCGATAATTCCGTCGGAAACCCAATGAAGCCGCTGTGCGACCGAGGCTACGCCCAGGCCTGACTTCTCCTGGAAAGGCATGCCCTCGTCGAACTTTTCACACAGGAGTCGAAACGACATCCGTTCCTCCTGGCTGTCCCATGTGTAGGGATGGAGGTGGGCATGCTGCAGTCCGCCGCGTCCAACGAGTTGCTCGTCGTTTGCCAAAATCTCATACGTCTCTGGCAAGCCAATGCAGACGATATTCAGAGTATCGAGATTGAGAATCTTGCGAAGCAAACGCTTCACGTCGACCGCCAACCGAACATTCCTGCTGTCGCAAACGTCTTGGAACTCATCAAAGATCAAAAGTTGGACCTGATGATATTTTAGCCCCTCAAGGATGTTAATCGTCAGCAAGGCGTTATTCATGCGTGGGGAGTGTAGCATTCCCAAAGCGTTGGCGAGGTTCTCCAGCACGGGCCTTAGGCCTCCAGTCGGTGCCGTTTCAACCAAAAGGACTGGTAAGATCATTCCCTTTTCGCCTGTTACAGGCGGGAAGTGCCGCGCATACGCCGAGGCCGCAAAGGATTTACCAGTCCTGCTATCTCCCACTATCGCGGACACGCACCCCGTGTCGTGAACGCCGCCTTTGACCGGCATGTGAAATCGAGATAGAGCGTCCATCCCCTCGGCGAGACGGTCATGATTGATGATCAGCTTCTTGAGGATTGCCTGCCGCTCGGCAGCAGGCAGTTGTGCGGCTCTTAGCCGGTCAGATGTGTCGTCCATCCGATACGCTCCACGCTTTACGCTTCTTGAACTCTTCCAGATCGTCGATGTCGTCGGCTGACTTGCCGCTCGAGACGGAAGGGAGACTTCCGAAGGTCGGAATGGTGCCGGTCGCTTCGCTGTCTTGCTGTGCCGTCAGCGGGTCCATGGCCGGATGTTGAGCGGGGAGTGACGATGCAGGCGGTCGTGAAATCTCCCCGAACGGCAGGTCTGACCCAAGGAAGTCGGACGCACTAGTGTCCGGCACGGTGACGATTTTGCTAGCCAAACGGTACGCTGCCTCCTTCTGCAGAAAGCGCGCGAGCTTCTTCTGGACTGTCTTTGGACGTTTGCCGAGGAGGCGCGTGACCAAGTCGGCCAATTCAGCGCGAACGCGCATGAGAGTCTTGATGTCGACGTTTCCGCGCGCTTGCTCGCCCGCCCGAGCGAGAATGACGCGATGCTGGTGCAGTGTTACGCTCGATGCGTATTCCTGATGGGCAGCCGTCGCCGGAACGTTGATGATCTCGCCAGCGTGGTGATTGACCAGACTGATCTCTGCCAACCGATAAGGGTCGCGCACGACCTTGTATTTGGTTGAGGAGCCTCCTTCTCGCCTTAGGCCATGCCTCGGGTCTGTCAACGCCGCTGACAGTTGAGGCCCCTCGTATTTGATGCAGTCCCACGCTATCCCATCTCGCTGTATAGTGCGGTAGGCCGTGTCCCCTGCTAGCGACGTAAACAAATCGCGGTTGGGTGGCAGTGATGCCGGGCTTTTTGCAGCAAGCTCGGTCCACACCCTTGAGGGAATGTCGCCGTGCCCGCGGATGAATCCCAGGCCTTTCGTTGGGCGTTGATGATAGTCGTCACAGATCCAAGCTGTGACGAGCCCTTCAAGCTCAGGCAGCGTCAATGTCGCATCGCCGAGATTTTCATGGTCCCGACGAGCGAGAACGTGTTCCAACGTCGTCCCTGGCAATAGGTGTACAAGGCCCACTCCCATAGATCGGAAGAACCTTTCCAACGCTCCTTTCATCCACGGGGACCGTGGAGGCAGTCGCTCGATGTTGATTCCGAGTTCACGACCCGCTTCGGCTATGTTGTTGCCGACTAGATGGAAGGCGTTATCCACCCAGAGGTTCTCAATTCGCCCGTAGCATGGCCAAGCGTTGATTATTCCGGGAACTCCGTCCAGTGACTTTGGATAGGTCGCGTGCCGCAATCCTTCGAGGAACGAAGTGTAACTAGGCGATTCGAAGCCGATCGAGAAACCGGCGATCATGGCAGTCGCGCGGTCGCGGAATACGACCAAGTCTGGACGGCCGAAGATACACCCACCTTCATCGACGATGATCAAGTCAAGGGTGCAGTGATCGACTTCGACATCCTCGTAGGGCCTTGCCGGCCGCGGACGCGTTGAAAAGGTACGGTTGTTGTTGGCGGCGAAATGCGGTCCGCGCTTGTAGTAGTCGCGTGTATACCGGTCGACGGCATCACACCGCCGCTCAAAGGTCCTCTTGGAGGGAGGCAAAAGTCCGCCATCCGACGCGACTAGATTCGACGGCAAAGCGCTCTTGTCCAACGACGCGCCGAATGTCTCGTCAAACTCACGGACAGCTTCGCAGACTTTCGCGTAAGCCATAGATTTTGGCATGCGGCTGACGGAGAGCCAGGCTTCTATCCCACTGTCGACGGCGTTCTCCTGCCAACTCGGCAGGCGTGTTCCACGTCCGCCCTTGAGATAGTGGCGGTCAGAATAGGCAGCAGTGCCAAAGTGCTGTCCAAACTGCTCCGCTTCGTCGAGCCAAGAGAGAACTGTCGTGAACCCGGGCGCTTTCTCGCTACGTCGCGACGCTACTTCCGCGATGACAGGCTTAAGTATCGATCTCGACCGCCGTAGATGGTCGCCAAGTCTGCGGCATTCCTCGACGTAGGCATGCTTTCGAAGGTTCTGTCGGTGGTTTGTCTCACTTGTCAACAACGGCGACGGGGGAATGGGAGCCGACTTGAGACCCGCAGCCATCCGCTCGACCACGAAGTCCCCTGACGACATGAGGTTGCCGATCTGAGCGTCCGTCAGCAGCGCCGGGCTGGCGTTCTGCCGGTCAATCAAAACCCACTGGTCTCCTAGGCGCTGCTGTACGAAATATCGGCGGTCATGGATCTTGATCTCGGAGAAGAGCGGGATTTCGAAAGCTCGCGCCCCATCCGGTGCGTGCACCCCAGATTCCGTTCTGCGGGTCTCCGTTCTCCCACTCATCGAGCAAGCGCCTCAGAGAAGAGAGATCCTTCGCTCATTTGCTGCGCCAGATCGAACTGAGCCTTGCCCCGGTAAACCAGCGCCATAATCGTGGCGAAGACCGACGCTTTCGGCGCCGGCATGACGCGATAAAATTCTCCGAGCGTGTGTGGGCGAAGTCGGATTGCATCGCCAAGGCGCAGTGCCAGGTCAGGGTCGTCGGCTCCGCGTGCGCGGCTGACGATGATTTTACAGTTCGAAAGTCTCGGCTCCTTGCGGATCTCGAACTCCGTCAGCACGCAGAACCGGACACCGTGATCATACCAATATGCGTCGCGGATCAGATGCTCCTTCTCAGCCCAGTTCGCCTTTGCCCGGAGGGCCGCTGCCTTTCCCTCAATCACCACGATCTCGCCGGAAATCGTTCGGGCGACGATGTCTGGAGTGTAAGTGCGCCGTTGGAAATGGCCATGCTCCGCAGGAGCGAAGTAAATGAGTGAGTGCGCCTCAAGCACGAAACTCTCAAATGAGGGGTCCGCTTCCAGCAGGGTGTGGAGATCTCGCTCCAGCAACGATCCATGCTGACGAGAACCCAACAGCTTTGATGCGCAAGACATTCCAACGATCAATCCGCGGCGACTAAACCTCACAGGCTGGCGCATTCGGAATGGGGCCTCACAAAGCCCGAAATATTCTGGCGTGATCGATGATCGCGGCCGCATTCAAGCCTCCTATTGGTTTGCCGTCTCCGCACCTTGTTGCTTGGCGGCGGGTGATTTTTCGCGGATTAAAATCCTTATCCGGGCGCTGTCAAATCATTTTGGCAGGTTTGCCTTTTAAAAATCGATGTAAAGTAATTCTGGACAAGCGATGTAGTCTGTAAATATCATTGCGTTAACCAAGTAACGTTATCGTTAACGAAAATTTATACTTGCGATACCGCATAAATATGGTAAGAGTCCGTCCGACAAGATGGATTGATTGAATGGAAACTCACTTTCATGGATGTCGTTTGCGGGGGTCAGCAGTTGGCCGCCTGCCTTGGCGCCCGCAATTGACTGGGGTGAGCATCGGGGCGCTGTGGGGACACTTATGCCGATCGAGACTGCGCGGAAAAAACTGACACCCAGAATTGACCCACCACGATTGAAAAGGCCGTACTAATGAATGCATACGCAATCTTGCCAAATCTGCAGCTGGTGACCTTCGAGTCTAACCAGGAGTTCTTCCAGTATTATCTATCCTTGGGGCCTTCTGTGGCTTCCAACGAGATTCCTTATGAGGATGGAAGGTTTATCCAACATTTCGAGAATACTTTCGGTCGGCATCGTCTTTCTGACATAACCGAAATCGACTCGAATACCCTGGATGACTGGGCTAAATCAGGCATCCGGTTTATGCCGGAAGGCAAAAGGCTGCCTCGCTCCTCCGATGTCGCGCGGCTCTGCGCCATCCGCGATATGTTGGCGCTCGATATTCCGCTCCTTCACGCAGCGAACATCGCCGGGAAGGTTTCCCACTGCATCCTGTATCATGCGTTGCGGCGGTCGGCGTCGCTCACTCGCGTGATTAAAGAGTCTGAAACAGGAAGGTTTCGAACAGTTACTTCAAACTTGGGAACCGACGAAACCATTCTACGACGCACCTTTGTAGAATCGACCGCCAAGTTCGCGGTTATCAAGCCGGCAAACCTTGCGGTTAAACTCAAGAGGCGGATTTCGGATGACGAGCATGTGAGGGGCGCCGTCCTGGATCTCGATTCCGCCGGGAAACGGCTTGCCGAGCGGGCAGGCGGCTTCCTCGCACAGATGGCGATCCGCTTGCCCATGCGACGCGCCTCCGAGTCACACGATTTGGCATCGATGATCGGCTTGCCGACGCTGCAATAATTTCAACATAAGGAGTACGCTCATGTGTGAAGGCGTTATTGAAAACGAGTTTGTAGAGTTCGACCGCGTGGAGATCGCACGTCTGGCCGGGGTAGACGAGGCTCAACTTGAGCAGTGGGTAGATCAGAAAGTGGTGGTAGCGCAAAAGAACGTATACGCGCTGATCGACGCGGCGGCAGCGGCGGCACTAGCCAAGGTTGGTGTCCGCGACAGATACCTCTTGCGCTTCACAAAACTGGTGTCAGAGCACCTTGTGTTCCACCTGTTCGACATCTGCCCAAAGGCCATCGCGACCAAGAGGCAAGGAGCGCGCGGGAAGTTGGTCCGTGCACCTCGTCATATGGGCATTTCGGCAGATGTGTTCGCGGCGTCTTTCGATCACGAACCGTATCGATTTGCGTTGCTTCAGTATGGCCTGTGCATTCAGCTCGCCGGTCGGGCACAGTCGCGATTTCCAGATGGTTCGCGCGGCCACGCCACGCTGGACTTCCGGAAGATTGCTAGAGCCATCGCAGAAAGGTTGCGGCAGCCCCTGGTTGTTTCGGTATTCCGCCCGGCGGCGCGGACGCGCGAAGCCGGTAGCGAAGCGGGTTCGACAACTTTGGTTAAGATTGAAATCGGAAGAAAGGCAGACCGGTCCAGGGGAGCGTCATACGGCGCATCAGACTTCACTGTCGTTGGATGACAGGGCTTCGACGATTGCGGTGGCTCGAATAAGGGCTGTGCGTGCGGCCGAGAGTTCAATTGCCAATTCGAATCCGTGTCGATCGGCCAGCCGCATGACTGTCCTCATTACCGCCGTCGAGTTCCTGGCCAGCAGAATCAAGTGCAAACCTCCAGGGCCATGGTCTCCGTTCAACCAATGCCTCGCACTACGGTCGCTGGCACCCGTCCAAAACATCACGGTTTTCGTCGCTAACCGGCTGGTGCCGACCTCAGATGCCAATGCTTTGGCGATAGCTGCTGCATAGACTGTTTCGGTTGCGGGAACGGATCCTTCGGGAAATTTATTGCCGCTTTTCGGAAACATCTTTCCGGCTCCTTGCTCTAAATTACTCCCAGCTTCCTGCATCTTTCGCACGTGGCCCGAAATGGTAATCAATTGGAACCAGACGGGTGCGAACGAAGCCGGGCACCCGCGATCGAGGATACGAGCTGCCCAGTACGTTCGCATGTCGACCGAGCACCAGAAGTATTCGACCGACAACCAGGCGTCGGCAATACAACGTTACGCCGACGCGCGCGGCTTTGAAATCGTCCGGACTTACGCGGACGAGGGCAAAAGCGGCCTACGTCTTGTCGGAAGGGATGCCTTGCAGTCTCTCTTGGGCGATATCGAAAGCGGTCGCGCGGACTATGCAGCAATCCTTGTCTATGACGTGAGCCGATGGGGTCGGTTCCAGGACCCCGACGAAGCGGCCGCGATCGAGCTTA is part of the Mesorhizobium loti genome and encodes:
- a CDS encoding transposase family protein, giving the protein MHAPDGARAFEIPLFSEIKIHDRRYFVQQRLGDQWVLIDRQNASPALLTDAQIGNLMSSGDFVVERMAAGLKSAPIPPSPLLTSETNHRQNLRKHAYVEECRRLGDHLRRSRSILKPVIAEVASRRSEKAPGFTTVLSWLDEAEQFGQHFGTAAYSDRHYLKGGRGTRLPSWQENAVDSGIEAWLSVSRMPKSMAYAKVCEAVREFDETFGASLDKSALPSNLVASDGGLLPPSKRTFERRCDAVDRYTRDYYKRGPHFAANNNRTFSTRPRPARPYEDVEVDHCTLDLIIVDEGGCIFGRPDLVVFRDRATAMIAGFSIGFESPSYTSFLEGLRHATYPKSLDGVPGIINAWPCYGRIENLWVDNAFHLVGNNIAEAGRELGINIERLPPRSPWMKGALERFFRSMGVGLVHLLPGTTLEHVLARRDHENLGDATLTLPELEGLVTAWICDDYHQRPTKGLGFIRGHGDIPSRVWTELAAKSPASLPPNRDLFTSLAGDTAYRTIQRDGIAWDCIKYEGPQLSAALTDPRHGLRREGGSSTKYKVVRDPYRLAEISLVNHHAGEIINVPATAAHQEYASSVTLHQHRVILARAGEQARGNVDIKTLMRVRAELADLVTRLLGKRPKTVQKKLARFLQKEAAYRLASKIVTVPDTSASDFLGSDLPFGEISRPPASSLPAQHPAMDPLTAQQDSEATGTIPTFGSLPSVSSGKSADDIDDLEEFKKRKAWSVSDGRHI
- a CDS encoding AAA family ATPase, producing the protein MDDTSDRLRAAQLPAAERQAILKKLIINHDRLAEGMDALSRFHMPVKGGVHDTGCVSAIVGDSRTGKSFAASAYARHFPPVTGEKGMILPVLLVETAPTGGLRPVLENLANALGMLHSPRMNNALLTINILEGLKYHQVQLLIFDEFQDVCDSRNVRLAVDVKRLLRKILNLDTLNIVCIGLPETYEILANDEQLVGRGGLQHAHLHPYTWDSQEERMSFRLLCEKFDEGMPFQEKSGLGVASVAQRLHWVSDGIIGKLKNFLFQAGCLAINDGCEHVTFEHLAMAYSAIKPPKTIFNPFVDDWSQRPTEQSELPLSSAQHALSKRSVAHA